The Cuculus canorus isolate bCucCan1 chromosome 38, bCucCan1.pri, whole genome shotgun sequence genome includes a window with the following:
- the LOC104065396 gene encoding serine/arginine repetitive matrix protein 2 isoform X1, which yields MYNGIGLPTPRGSGTNGYVQRNLSALRHKKEQRGGSGEAPPGEEELRRLEASLAKKPNPEILDHQRKRRVELKCLELSELMEEQGYAEGEIQEKVATFRMMLLEQDVALGEPTDQKPTVTETHQVAEANEKKNERLRAAFGISESYVDGSSFDPARRAKEAAPPEPPNPISAARESSSSRSPSPKQKKKKKKKDRGRSASRSGERKKSSKKKKHRTESEGKKRKHRSPSPKAKHKAKEKKRKRSTSESASQKSRREERSTSPAGSSSSSASSRSRSRSATAPKPPTPTVGREKEEPAPALAQPGLAATSEGAPEPEPQQPPASPPAAPAVEESQPAEPPVSAAAPPEPPPAAAPPDPPRATSPTRHSPSPLPEPPPLLRRATSSPSPPRRPKTPPAPASRRDRSPSPPKRSRTRRDRSRSRSPPGTGGSRRARSRSRTPPRRRSRTPPRRRSRSRRRGRSRSRTPPRRRSRSRTPLWRPNSTSPIRLPPRSRSRTPPRRNKSRSPTRRGRSRSRSPRRAWSRSRTGGRWGRSRSRSPIRRRSRSRSPVRRRSRSTRRRSRSTRRRSRSRTPRRGRSGSTPPRRSRSLSSPDRRRRGRGLGRRSRSDSSRRGGRRSRSLSSPRPKKRARASSRSPSRRRRRSSTASPAPRKAKSPSPSLSPPKTKAPTPPPVLPAPPARPKWVPIAELHPAAPQPPPSLAKPNAETKPAAPKWVPIGGAQPVPPGTEAAATPVTPAATPDPAKAAAEGKVATPVNTEATCGVKAAATNEVKPAAPAQPSVTKAAAATEAKPATAVQPGTTKPAAATDAKPVTAAQPAVTKPAPVTDTKPVPVAQPGVTKPVPQAEVKPAPTSQTSVTKPAAPPQMAPQQNLGKPTAAALPSPPKPGVAEMKPSAQLGVKAAALAQQSSGKPPGTPPAAGVPKAAPATEVKAAPPQSPKPAPTVEAKPATPASPNAPKPAPLVSPNLLKSAPAAEAKPAMPAQPPATKPVPAEVKTATPVSPSGVTKPAPIAPPTPTVTKSLAPSPPALSPSKPAPTRAVPNATGKLATPPPPPPGLPRVLSAGLRTAAPGKLLPASRLSLPSSPVAGSVLPPASHAKPLPRLLPAPKPQPLVATAAPRPPEQPRGPSPPRLSRATDTAATPRHEDEAGQPVSPPVLEKMAPEQPEPPKGTDAVTVANAITKATVAAVTGGAATVATALSVTSATTKATVDAKATAGAANTIDATTKASMDVPKATVASATADVSKEVPKATVATAGVTVAASVVTKPVVTAAAAVNATIKVEAVSSATGAAAGAVVTSVTSGPSFTAGSVVTAGASATTSAPSVTRAAVDSSAAAIATSAPSVTRAAVDSSATPTVTSAAPVAASAPSVIRAAVDSSAPTVTRAAVDSSAPSAASATSATSAPSAATVTITPVGTSAPSVTVTPVSTSAPITSSTSGVTVTPVTTSAPSTPSLSSITVTPVDTSASSTASVTVSPVDTSAPSIPSTGSVTVTPVDSSAPSVSSITVTPSAPSTTCVPTPPADTSAPTTTSDGPAPMDTSAPSTTSDTASLLDTSAPSAVPAPEKQSSSSSSSSSSSSSSSSSSSSSSSSSDSDSGSSSSESGPPSPAAPDATTTESVPPALPPSALTSDTTTPPLASAPSEPSVPAAVLLTAESREGRSRRKRRRSSSSSSSSSSSSSSSSSSSSSSSSSSSSSSSSSSSSSSSSSSSSSSSSAASAAPAPAAKASRYMETPQPPPTTQTPPTPNQTTPTSTQATPAPIQSTVAQAAPTSSQTTPTAAQTASIPSTTQAVTTPTSTQAQPLSTQATSTSSQTTPTSSQATPTTSQATPTSLLSLTPKGGSTPLPRLPGSLLALPAARGLRPSPRPPGSLLALTPPRGSPRGPFPLLSARGAFARAASPFLATPARGGSYPRTPNSSPFFQRGGSGIGSGGGGVCSFPTGRLGSCIHRFQGNVGMGCAGRLGGCLHRFHGNGGLGCSAGRVNPCIHRLGSGTGCCYHRAGGSPAPQRSPSPFAITPAMASRMAQYGTTGSQYNTGTSQYAQYAAGSSQYSVNAAQYGVGAAGAQYSSQYNAQYGTGAQYQYALSSQYATGTGTAQYAQYAQYSAQSGDGTQYSATAGGDTTQYASTAAQYAASAAQYAASGAGVAANAAVAAAAAGTGTDASQYAAQTGAQYSTTGAGATWGEVAQEATWSTGTVASGTGTGVTWGSWVSPAQ from the exons CTATGCCGAGGGGGAGATCCAGGAGAAGGTGGCCACCTTCCGCAtgatgctgctggagcaggacGTGGCGCTGGGCGAGCCGACCGACCAGAAACCCAC GGTGACCGAGACCCACCAGGTGGCGGAGGCTAACGAGAAGAAGAACGAGCGCTTGCGTGCGGCCTTTGGCATCAGCGAATCCTACGTGGATGGCAGCTCCTTTGATCCCGCTCGCCGCGCCAAGGAGGCGGCGCCCCCAGAACCCCCTAACCCTATCAG TGCTGCGCGAGAGTCGTCCAGCTCCCGCTCGCCATCGCCcaagcagaagaagaagaagaaaaagaaggataGGGGCAG gTCTGCCAGTCGCTCcggggagagaaagaagagctcgaagaagaaaaagcacag GACTGAGTCTGAGGGCAAGAAGCGGAAGCACCG GTCTCCCAGCCCCAAGGCCAAACACAAGGCCAAAGAGAAGAAGCGCAAGAG ATCCACCAGTGAATCGGCATCGCAGAAGAGCCGCCGGGAGGAGCGCTCCACGTCCCCGGCCGGCTCCTCCTCGTCCTCCGCCTCCTCCCGCAGCCG GTCCCGCAGCGCCACCGCCCCGAAGCCCCCGACCCCCACCGTCGGCCGAGAAAAGGAGGAACCGGCTCCGGCATTGGCACAGCCGGGCCTCGCTGCCACATCGGAG ggAGCGCCGGAGCCGGAGCCGCAGCAGCCCCCGGCGTCCCCGCCGGCCGCCCCTGCCGTCGAGGAGTCCCAACCGGCGGAGCCGCCCGTGAGCGCAGCGGCACCCCCAGAGCCGCCCCCTGCTGCcgccccccccgaccccccgCGTGCAACCTCACCCACCCGCCACTCACCCTCCCCGCTgccggagccgccgccgctgcTGCGCCGTGCTACGTCTAGCCCGTCACCACCGCGGCGCCCCAAAACTCCCCCGGCTCCGGCATCGCGGCGTGACCGCTCCCCGTCTCCCCCAAAACGCTCCCGCACCCGTCGTGACCGCTCCCGTTCCCGCTCGCCACCTGGCACTGGTGGGAGCCGCCGTGCTCGCTCACGCTCGCGCACACCACCGCGCCGCCGCTCGCGCACCCCACCACGCCGCCGctcccgcagccgccgccgcggTCGCTCCCGGTCCCGCACGCCGCCCCGGCGCCGCTCCCGGTCCCGCACGCCGCTCTGGCGCCCCAACTCCACCAGCCCCATCCGCCTGCCGCCACGATCGCGGTCTCGCACGCCACCGCGCCGCAATAAATCGCGCTCGCCCACACGCCGCGGCCGCTCCCGGTCCCGCTCCCCTCGCCGCGCTTGGTCTCGCAGTCGCACCGGCGGGCGCTGGGGCCGCTCGCGGTCACGCTCCCCAATCAGGCGCCGCTCGCGATCCCGATCCCCGGTGCGCCGCCGCTCCCGCTCCACGCGGCGCCGCTCCCGCTCCACGCGGCGCCGCTCCCGCTCCCGCACGCCTCGGCGCGGCCGCTCCGGTTCCACGCCACCACGTCGCAGCCGCTCGCTCTCCTCACCAGATCGGCGTCGGCGTGGGCGCGGCTTAGGCCGGCGCAGCCGTTCTGACTCGTCTCGGCGTGGCGGGCGCCGTAGCCGCTCACTCTCCTCCCCACGGCCCAAGAAGCGGGCGCGCGCCTCATCCCGCTCGCCCTCGCGCCGGCGCCGCCGCAGCTCCACCGCGTCCCCTGCGCCGCGCAAAGCCAAGAGCCCCTCGCCCTCCCTGTCGCCCCCCAAGACTAAGGCCCCCACCCCTCCTCCTGTTCTGCCCGCGCCACCGGCACGCCCCAAGTGGGTGCCGATTGCTGAGCTGCACCCGGCAGCACCGCAGCCCCCACCCAGCCTCGCCAAACCCAACGCCGAGACCAAGCCAGCAGCGCCCAAGTGGGTGCCGATCGGCGGAGCACAACCTGTCCCCCCAGGCACCGAGGCAGCTGCCACCCCTGTGACACCAGCAGCGACGCCAGATCCAGCTAAAGCAGCTGCTGAGGGGAAGGTGGCGACGCCTGTCAACACCGAAGCCACCTGCGGCGTCAAAGCGGCAGCGACTAACGAGGTGAAGCCGGCTGCTCCGGCGCAGCCCAGCGTCACCAAAGCAGCGGCTGCGACAGAGGCGAAGCCGGCAACTGCGGTGCAGCCCGGAACCACGAAACCAGCAGCTGCTACAGATGCGAAGCCAGTGACTGCGGCACAGCCGGCTGTTACCAAACCAGCGCCTGTTACCGATACAAAGCCAGTGCCTGTGGCCCAGCCTGGAGTCACCAAACCAGTGCCGCAAGCGGAGGTGAAGCCGGCACCTACATCGCAAACCAGTGTCACCAAACCAGCAGCACCACCCCAAATGGCACCGCAGCAAAACCTCGGCAAACCAACGGCAGCAGCTCTGCCGTCGCCACCCAAACCAGGAGTTGCCGAGATGAAACCATCGGCACAGCTGGGCGTGAAAGCAGCTGCGTTGGCACAGCAGAGCTCGGGGAAGCCACCAGGAACACCGCCGGCAGCTGGAGTGCCCAAAGCTGCACCGGCCACTGAGGTGAAAGCGGCTCCACCGCAAAGCCCCAAACCAGCGCCCACCGTCGAGGCAAAACCAGCAACTCCGGCATCCCCGAATGCTCCCAAACCTGCGCCCTTGGTGTCTCCGAACCTGCTGAAGTCGGCACCAGCTGCCGAAGCAAAGCCAGCAATGCCGGCCCAGCCACCCGCCACCAAACCAGTGCCCGCCGAGGTGAAAACAGCAACGCCAGTGTCGCCGTCTGGTGTCACCAAACCAGCTCCAATCGCTCCACCAACGCCGACCGTCACCAAATCTCTAGCACCCTCACCGCCTGCGCTAAGTCCGTCCAAGCCGGCGCCTACCAGAGCCGTGCCGAATGCCACTGGCAAACTGgccaccccaccaccaccacctccgGGCCTGCCGCGCGTGCTGAGTGCTGGGCTACGCACCGCCGCACCGGGAAAGCTGCTGCCGGCCTCGCGCCTCAGCCTCCCATCCTCGCCTGTCGCTGGCTCAGTGCTGCCACCCGCCAGCCATGCCAAACCGCTGCCGCGCCTGCTCCCTGCACCCAAACCGCAGCCGCTCGTCGCCACTGCCGCCCCACGCCCACCGGAGCAGCCCCGTGGGCCCTCGCCCCCACGCCTCAGCCGCGCCACCGACACTGCTGCTACCCCACGCCACGAGGACGAGGCCGGGCAGCCGGTGTCACCGCCGGTCCTGGAGAAGATGGCGCCGGAGCAGCCGGAGCCACCCAAGGGCACTGATGCCGTCACTGTGGCCAACGCCATCACCAAAGCCACGGTGGCCGCTGTCACTGGAGGCGCTGCTACAGTCGCCACTGCCCTGAGTGTCACCAGTGCCACCACCAAGGCCACTGTGGATGCCAAGGCTACCGCGGGCGCTGCTAACACCATAGACGCCACCACCAAGGCCAGTATGGATGTCCCCAAGGCCACTGTGGCCTCTGCCACCGCAGATGTCTCCAAGGAGGTCCCCAAGGCCACTGTGGCCACTGCAGGTGTCACCGTGGCTGCCAGTGTGGTCACCAAGCCCGTTGTcaccgctgctgctgctgtgaatgCTACCATTAAGGTCGAGGCCGTCAGTAGTGCCACTGGTGCTGCTGCGGGGGCCGTTGTCACCAGTGTCACCAGTGGTCCCAGTTTCACCGCGGGCTCTGTTGTCACCGCAGGCGCCAGTGCCaccaccagtgctcccagtgtcaCTAGGGCTGCTGTGGACTCCAGTGCCGCCGCCATCgccaccagtgctcccagtgtcaCCAGGGCTGCTGTGGATTCCAGTGCCACTCCCACTGTCACCAGTGCCGCTCCCGTGGCcgccagtgctcccagtgtcaTTAGAGCTGCTGTGGACTCCAGTGCTCCTACAGtcaccagagctgctgtggactccagtgctcccagtgccgcTAGCGCCACTTCGgccaccagtgctcccagtgccgcCACTGTCACCATCACCCCTGTgggcaccagtgctcccagtgtcaCTGTGACCCCTGTGTCCACCAGTGCTCCAATTACTTCCAGTACCAGCGGTGTCACCGTGACCCCCGTGaccaccagtgctcccagtactcccagtctGAGCAGCATCACCGTGACACCTGTGGACACCAGTGCTTCCAGTACTGCTAGCGTCACCGTGAGCCCCGTGgacaccagtgctcccagtattcccagtactGGTAGCGTCACTGTGACCCCTGTGGACAGTAGTGCTCCCAGTGTCAGCAGCATCACCGTgacccccagtgctcccagtaccacCTGTGTCCCTACGCCCCCCGCAGACACCAGTGCTCCTACTACCACCAGCGATGGCCCCGCTCCGATGgacaccagtgctcccagtaccacCAGTGACACCGCCTCCCTGTTGGACACCAGTGCTCCTAGTGCTGTCCCTGCCCCGGAGAAGCAGAGCTCGTCCTCATCCtcatcatcctcctcttcctcctcgtcctcgtcctcctcttcctcctcctcctcttcctcggATTCCGACTCCGGCTCTAGCTCCTCTGAGTCGGGGCCCCCCTCGCCGGCTGCGCCTGATGCCACCACCACAGA GTCTGTGCCGCCGGCTTTGCCGCCCTCAGCGCTGACTTCAGACACGACCACGCCTCCCTTGGCCTCGGCGCCCTCAGAGCCATCGGTGCCTGCCGCGGTGCTGCTGACGGCCGAATCCCGTGAAGGCCGTTCCCGCCGCAAGCGCCGccgctccagctcctcctcttcctcctcctcctcctcttcttcttcctcctcttcctcctcctcctcttcctcttcgTCTTcgtcttcttcctcctcctcctcatcctcctcctcttcctcttcctcctcctcctcctcctcttcatccgCTGCCTcggctgctccagctcctgctgccaaaGCCTCACGGTACATGGAGACCCCGCAACCCCCGCCCACCACCCAAACCCCGCCCACTCCTAACCAAACCACACCCACCTCTACCCAAGCCACGCCTGCTCCCATACAATCAACGGTCGCTCAGGCCGCGCCCACTTCCTCTCAAACCACGCCCACCGCGGCGCAAACCGCGTCCATCCCATCGACAACACAGGCGGTGACCACGCCCACATCTACTCAAGCCCAGCCCCTTTCCACCCAGGCCACGTCCACGTCCTCACAGACCACACCCACGTCCTCCCAGGCCACGCCCACCACATCCCAGGCCACGCCCACGTCGCTGTTGTCGCTGACGCCCAAGGGTGGCTCGACGCCGCTGCCCCGCCTGCCCGGCTCCCTCTTGGCCCTCCCGGCTGCCCGCGGGCTGCGCCCCTCACCGCGGCCCCCGGGTTCCCTGCTGGCCCTCACCCCGCCACGCGGATCCCCACGAGGccctttccctctgctcagcGCTCGTGGCGCCTTCGCCCGTGCCGCCTCCCCGTTCCTGGCCACGCCGGCTCGCGGCGGCAGCTACCCCCGCACCCCAAATTCCTCCCCGTTCTTCCAGCGGGGCGGGAGTGGCATCGGGAGCGGTGGTGGTGGGGTGTGTTCTTTCCCAACCGGACGCTTGGGTTCCTGCATCCATCGTTTCCAGGGAAACGTGGGGATGGGGTGCGCCGGACGCCTGGGTGGCTGCCTGCACCGTTTCCATGGTAACGGTGGGTTGGGCTGTAGCGCCGGGCGGGTGAATCCCTGCATCCATCGCTTGGGAAGCGGCACCGGGTGTTGCTACCACCGTGCCGGCGGCTCCCCTGCGCCCCAGCGCTCCCCGTCCCCCTTTGCCATCACCCCGGCCATGGCCTCTCGTATGGCCCAGTATGGCACCACCGGCTCCCAGTACAATACCGGCACTTCCCAGTATGCCCAGTACGCAGCGGGGAGCTCTCAGTACAGCGTCAATGCTGCCCAGTACGGTGTCGGCGCCGCCGGTGCTCAGTACAGCTCCCAGTACAATGCCCAATATGGCACCGGGGCACAATACCAGTATGCCCTCAGCTCCCAGTATGCCACCGGCACAGGCACTGCCCAGTATGCCCAGTACGCCCAGTATAGTGCCCAAAGCGGGGACGGCACCCAGTATAGCGCTACAGCAGGAGGGGACACCACCCAATATGCCTCCACCGCCGCCCAGTATGCGGCCAGTGCCGCCCAGTACGCAGCCTCAGGGGCTGGCGTGGCAGCCAATGCggcggtggcagcagcagccgccggGACGGGGACGGATGCCTCCCAGTACGCAGCTCAAACTGGGGCCCAGTACAGCACCACTGGGGCTGGTGCTACCTGGGGGGAGGTGGCCCAAGAGGCCACTTGGAGCACGGGGACGGTGGCCAGCGGCACTGGCACAGGGGtgacctgggggtcctgggtgtCCCCTGCCCAATAG